CCAACAATTCTCGAAGTTTATTTCGATCAAAGCCAAGAACCAATTGTCCGTCAATGTCGGTCACTGGCACGCCACGGAACTGTCCGCCCATTTTGGCTTGAAGTTCTGCAAATGCCTCTGGATCAGCCTCGACATCTTTGGCTTCGTAAGGGATTTTATTGAAGTCGAGCCATTCTTTTTCAGCGGAGCAGTATCCGCACCAAGGTGTTGTGTAGATTGTTATTTTCTTTTCCATAGGTATTATTATAACATATTGGGATTATATTTTCCACGCTAAAATTGCTTATTCTTGCTGGTCAAATACCAACCGCCGTCGATATCTTGGTAAATTTCCAACTCCACGCCACGAGTTAAAGACAAGTATTCGACGGCTTTTTGTGCTTCTCGCTGATTGGGGTAGCGCTTTTTATTACTGCGTGGCGCATTCATCTCGAAGCGCTGGAACTTTGGGCGGGATTTGTTATTCTTGCGCGGCATTTTGCTCGAATTCCACTAAAATTTGGCGCACTTCTGCTGTTGATTTACTTTCCATCAGCCTTGCGCGAAGGTCGCTTGCTCCGTCAAATTCTCTGATATAAATTTTGAAGAATCGTTTAAGCGGCTCGAATTTTCGAATCTCGAATCGGGTCGCATATTCGTCAAAAATATCAAGATGAAGTTTGAGCAGACCGAGAAGTTCGTCCTTGGAATGATTTTTTGCTTCTTTTTCGAAAACGAATGGATTGTGAAAAACGCCACGACCGATCATAATTCCGTCGATGCCGGGATGTTTTTCTGCGAGTTTAAGCCCTTGTTCGATGCTCAAAATATCACCGTTAATCTGGATGAGGGT
This sequence is a window from bacterium. Protein-coding genes within it:
- a CDS encoding glutaredoxin family protein, whose protein sequence is MEKKITIYTTPWCGYCSAEKEWLDFNKIPYEAKDVEADPEAFAELQAKMGGQFRGVPVTDIDGQLVLGFDRNKLRELLGISQF